Within Citromicrobium bathyomarinum, the genomic segment CTCCGGCTTCTCCCGCTCGATCGACAATGGCAGCATCTCCGCCCACGGGCGGGTCCACAGCGTCAAGCGGATGCTGACCAGCGCGGTCGGCGACATGAAGGCCGACAGCCTGATCCGCCAGGTCGCGCCCGACCAGAAGGAAGAACCTTCCGCCGCGCTCGGCATCCTGCGCTGGCTCGATCCGGAGGTCATCGCCGACCTGCTGGTGGACGAGCATCCGCAAGCGATCGCGGTGCTGCTGCTGCAGCTCGACACCGATACCGCCGCCGCCGCGCTGGCCGCGCTGCCGCGCGAACTGCACACGCCGGTGCTGCACCGGGTCGCGCGGCTCGGCCCGGTGTCGCGTCAGGCGATCACAATCCTGGAAGAGACCATCGATGCGATGATCGAGAAGCTGCACGGCTCGGTCCCCATCACCATGGGCGGGGTCAAGGAAGCGGCCGAGATCATCAACCGCGCGCATCGCAGCGTGGAAAAGGAAGTGATGCCGAAGATCGGCAAGATCGACAAGGTGCTCCACCAGCAGCTCGAACACGAGATGTTCAAGTTCGAGCACCTCTTCGCGCTCGACACCAAGCAGATCGGCACGCTGCTGCGCGAGATCGAGAACGAGACGCTCATCAATTCGCTGCGTGGCCTCGACGAAGAGGATCGCGAGATCTTCTACGCCGCGATGTCGACCCGCGCGGCGGATGGCCTGCGCGACGAGATCGAGACCATGGGCCGGATCAAGCGCGCCGATGTCGATTCCGCACAGCGCGAGGTGATCGCGATCGCCAAGCGCCTGATCGCCGACGGCGACCTGATCATGGGCGATGCCGACGATGACTACGTATAGGCTGCCGGTCACCCAGCTGCGCGAGCGGCGCGGGTTCACCCCCAACGCCGCGTTCCGGGGCGCGCACACTCAGGCGCAGCCCGCCTATGCCGCCAATTCCGATGCGCCTGCAAAGAGCGATCCGGTGGCCGAGGCGCATGCACGCGGTTACGAGGAAGGCCGCGACGCCGCGATGCGCGAAATGGCGGCGATCCGCGCGGAGGAAGACGCCGCGCGCGCAGCGATCACACTCGCCTTCGCGCGCTTCGACGAGGACAGCGCGCAGGCGCTGCGCGAACGCCTGCAGGAAACCGTGATCGCGCTGTGCGAGGATGCGGTGCTGCCGCTGGCGCTCGACACCGAAGGGCTCGCGCGCCGGGTTGAGGCCGCCGCCGCGCTGCTCCAGCGCAAGACCGACGAGCGGGTGATCCGGATCCATCCGACCGACCTCGCGCTGGTCCAGCCGCTGGTCGACCCTGCACTGACCCTGCTGCCAGACCCGTCGATCGAACGCGGCGGGCTGCGGATCGATACCGAGGACGGCGGGGTCGAGGATGGCCCCGGCCAGTGGCGCCAGGCGATCGCCGAAGCGCTCTCGCAATGCTGAAGGCCCGGTAATGCTGAATCTGATCGACGAGACGCTAGGCGATTTTTCCGGCGGGTCGGTCGACCTCGCCCCACGCCGCTTCGGCCGCGTGGCCGCCTGCGATGGCGGGCTGATCGAGGTCAGCGGGCTGGGCGTGCCGATCGGCAGTGTCTGCTCGATCGTCCACGGTGGCGGGCAACGCCATTTTGCCGAGGCGATCGGCTTTCGCAACGGCAACACGATCATGATGATGCTGGGCGACACCGTGCTGCTGCGCCCGGGCGCGATGGTCCGCCCCGAAGGGCGCCCCGGGATGGTCCCGGTAGGGCGCGAATTTCTGGGGCGCGCGGTCGATGCGTCGGGCCAGCCGATCGATGGCGGCGGGCCAGT encodes:
- a CDS encoding FliG C-terminal domain-containing protein, whose translation is MSDLAATPNGPTAGIDRAAIMVMLMNEEDATGILSQLAPEELRQLAARMCSLGEIDPSAIAEAISGFSRSIDNGSISAHGRVHSVKRMLTSAVGDMKADSLIRQVAPDQKEEPSAALGILRWLDPEVIADLLVDEHPQAIAVLLLQLDTDTAAAALAALPRELHTPVLHRVARLGPVSRQAITILEETIDAMIEKLHGSVPITMGGVKEAAEIINRAHRSVEKEVMPKIGKIDKVLHQQLEHEMFKFEHLFALDTKQIGTLLREIENETLINSLRGLDEEDREIFYAAMSTRAADGLRDEIETMGRIKRADVDSAQREVIAIAKRLIADGDLIMGDADDDYV
- a CDS encoding FliH/SctL family protein is translated as MTTYRLPVTQLRERRGFTPNAAFRGAHTQAQPAYAANSDAPAKSDPVAEAHARGYEEGRDAAMREMAAIRAEEDAARAAITLAFARFDEDSAQALRERLQETVIALCEDAVLPLALDTEGLARRVEAAAALLQRKTDERVIRIHPTDLALVQPLVDPALTLLPDPSIERGGLRIDTEDGGVEDGPGQWRQAIAEALSQC